The proteins below are encoded in one region of Carcharodon carcharias isolate sCarCar2 chromosome 2, sCarCar2.pri, whole genome shotgun sequence:
- the LOC121294022 gene encoding 60S ribosomal protein L27-like: MGKFMKPGKVVLVLAGRYAERKGVMVKNIDDGTSDRPYSHALVAGIDRYPRKVTAKMGKKKVAKRSKIKSFVKVYNYNHLMPTRYSVDIPLDKTIVNKDVFRDPALKRKARREAKVKFEERYKTGKNKWFFQKLRF; the protein is encoded by the coding sequence ATGGGCAAGTTTATGAAACCTGGGAAGGTTGTTCTGGTGCTGGCCGGACGCTACGCCGAGCGCAAAGGTGTCATGGTGAAGAACATCGATGATGGAACCTCTGACAGACCCTACAGTCATGCTCTTGTTGCTGGTATAGATCGTTACCCTCGTAAAGTGACTGCCAAAATGGGTAAGAAGAAGGTGGCCAAGAGATCCAAGATCAAGTCCTTTGTGAAAGTATATAACTACAACCACCTGATGCCAACCAGATACTCAGTTGACATTCCTCTGGATAAGACCATTGTGAACAAGGATGTTTTTAGGGATCCTGCTTTGAAACGCAAAGCCAGACGGGAAGCCAAagtaaagtttgaggaaaggtaCAAGACAGGAAAGAATAAATGGTTTTTCCAGAAGCTCCGATTCTAA